Proteins encoded together in one Anaerotignum propionicum DSM 1682 window:
- a CDS encoding NAD(P)/FAD-dependent oxidoreductase, with the protein MSKTYDVVVIGAGVIGTSCAYHLVKKGLTVALVEKNDIARGTSSHCDAAALIVDKQPGVDAALGYASIQRFKELRDELSYDFEFTNRGSMYVCESEQEMEIATKFAKDLSKDGYRVYTLSPSELVEREPFIAKDLAGGIYSDECCGLNPFKLCFAFVEAVKGKGLDVYPRTSVMGIKLNDKKEVEAVETTSGTLLTRKVVNCCGVWAPEIGKMVGVEIPIIPRKGVILISGASFQFCNQKVQEFGYMLSKFAIECKRDPLVEKYGVAFTIEPSEGNNVLVGSSRNFAGYGIDAEIDIIQTIAKRAVRFYPILKELNCIRSYAGVRPFMEEHLPLITEVEEVPGYYIAAGHEGDGISMAPSTGRLISEMLTGEKPYMDVTPFSFSRYNK; encoded by the coding sequence ATGAGTAAAACGTATGATGTTGTCGTGATTGGCGCTGGCGTAATCGGAACAAGTTGCGCTTATCATCTGGTTAAAAAAGGACTCACAGTTGCTCTTGTAGAAAAAAATGATATCGCAAGAGGAACCTCAAGCCATTGTGATGCGGCGGCCTTGATTGTTGATAAGCAGCCCGGTGTAGATGCTGCGTTAGGTTATGCAAGTATTCAAAGATTTAAAGAGCTTAGAGATGAGTTATCCTATGATTTTGAATTTACAAACAGAGGCAGTATGTATGTTTGTGAATCGGAGCAGGAGATGGAGATTGCAACTAAATTTGCAAAGGATTTAAGCAAAGACGGATACAGAGTTTATACGTTAAGTCCATCAGAACTTGTTGAGCGCGAACCATTTATTGCAAAAGACTTAGCTGGTGGTATTTATAGCGATGAATGCTGTGGTTTAAATCCGTTTAAGTTATGCTTTGCCTTCGTGGAAGCCGTGAAAGGCAAGGGACTTGATGTGTACCCCAGAACAAGCGTTATGGGTATTAAACTAAACGATAAGAAGGAAGTAGAAGCAGTAGAAACTACAAGCGGAACACTTTTAACAAGAAAAGTGGTTAACTGTTGTGGCGTTTGGGCTCCCGAAATTGGAAAGATGGTTGGCGTGGAAATTCCTATTATCCCAAGAAAAGGCGTTATATTAATTTCCGGTGCATCTTTTCAGTTCTGTAACCAAAAGGTTCAGGAGTTTGGCTACATGCTTTCAAAGTTTGCAATTGAATGCAAGAGAGATCCTTTGGTTGAGAAATATGGCGTAGCCTTTACAATTGAGCCATCAGAAGGAAACAATGTTCTGGTAGGAAGCAGTAGAAATTTTGCAGGTTATGGCATTGATGCAGAAATCGATATTATACAAACAATTGCAAAGAGAGCTGTGCGTTTCTATCCGATTTTAAAAGAACTGAATTGTATTCGTTCCTACGCTGGCGTGAGACCATTTATGGAAGAGCATCTTCCGCTTATTACAGAAGTTGAAGAGGTTCCGGGTTATTATATCGCTGCAGGACATGAAGGCGATGGTATTTCTATGGCACCAAGTACAGGTAGATTGATTTCAGAGATGTTGACAGGGGAAAAACCTTATATGGATGTTACACCTTTTAGTTTTAGTCGCTACAATAAATAA
- the dapA gene encoding 4-hydroxy-tetrahydrodipicolinate synthase has product MSKAPIGLFVPLITPFHADESINFDAYKTIIDYTIENGMHGILVGGSTGEYHMMSLEERKEVIKKGCEFANGRVPVMAGTGEYTAKETIELTNYAADCGAKWGLVLPPFYQQTSEEGIYEFFKEIAEGSKIGIVIYHNPGSTCVELSPEFIRRLALIDNIVAVKETIDERHTSQTYAAVRDIPDFAVMEAEEHLLMPTYSLGAKSAFSIVFNLLPKEMREMYDLAVVKNDFRAAAELNQKLVPFYDLMEAEPYPGPVKAGLDAIGLPGGIVRKPLTQPSDELRAKMREELKKLGYKVK; this is encoded by the coding sequence ATGAGTAAAGCACCTATTGGATTATTTGTACCATTGATTACCCCCTTTCATGCAGATGAAAGTATCAATTTTGATGCATATAAAACCATTATTGATTACACAATCGAAAATGGAATGCATGGGATATTAGTTGGAGGGAGTACCGGCGAATATCATATGATGTCGTTGGAGGAAAGAAAAGAGGTTATTAAAAAAGGTTGTGAATTTGCCAATGGTAGAGTTCCTGTTATGGCAGGAACTGGAGAATATACAGCAAAAGAAACCATTGAATTAACAAATTATGCAGCTGATTGTGGAGCAAAATGGGGCTTGGTATTGCCGCCATTTTATCAGCAGACAAGTGAAGAAGGCATTTATGAATTCTTTAAAGAGATCGCCGAAGGCTCTAAAATTGGCATTGTAATTTATCACAATCCCGGTTCAACTTGTGTTGAATTGTCTCCGGAATTCATTCGTAGATTGGCATTGATTGATAATATTGTTGCTGTAAAAGAAACTATTGATGAACGTCATACAAGCCAAACGTATGCAGCAGTGAGAGATATTCCGGATTTTGCCGTTATGGAGGCGGAGGAACATCTTCTTATGCCCACATATTCACTGGGCGCTAAGAGTGCATTTTCTATTGTTTTCAATCTTTTGCCCAAAGAGATGAGAGAAATGTATGACTTGGCAGTTGTTAAAAATGATTTTAGGGCAGCAGCGGAACTGAATCAAAAACTTGTTCCTTTCTATGATTTAATGGAAGCAGAACCATACCCGGGACCTGTGAAGGCAGGTTTGGATGCTATTGGTTTGCCAGGAGGCATTGTAAGAAAGCCTCTTACACAGCCCAGTGATGAATTAAGAGCAAAAATGCGTGAAGAACTCAAAAAGCTTGGTTACAAAGTAAAATAA
- a CDS encoding (2Fe-2S)-binding protein, with product MKLKETGVLTKADLVEMGRYPSEERMKKGPVAVAECVQDIPCNPCETACPFKAIHIGENISNLPNIDVEKCNGCTTCVSACSGLAIFVLDKSYSDSVGKVSFPYEYNHSFKVNDIVKAADRGGRHVCDGKILKIANTQKADKTTVITLEVPVACVDEVRSIYRDRQQQLSKKEGLSVKLGDDVMVCRCEEITAGEIREAIRQGATDITGVKLRTRAGMGLCQGRTCEALVNQIIRQELGNSPEEIGFSTPRTPQRSVTFGTLGGGIDE from the coding sequence ATGAAGTTGAAAGAAACTGGCGTTCTGACAAAAGCAGATTTAGTAGAAATGGGACGCTACCCATCTGAAGAAAGAATGAAGAAAGGCCCTGTAGCAGTGGCTGAATGTGTTCAGGATATTCCTTGCAACCCATGTGAAACTGCGTGCCCCTTTAAAGCAATTCATATTGGAGAGAACATTTCAAATCTTCCCAACATAGATGTGGAAAAATGTAATGGCTGCACCACTTGTGTGTCTGCTTGTTCAGGTCTTGCAATATTTGTGCTGGATAAATCCTATTCCGACAGCGTTGGAAAAGTTAGTTTTCCTTATGAATACAATCATTCTTTTAAAGTAAATGACATTGTTAAAGCAGCAGATAGAGGTGGAAGGCATGTCTGCGACGGTAAAATTCTTAAAATTGCAAATACACAAAAGGCGGATAAAACTACCGTTATTACCTTGGAAGTACCCGTTGCATGTGTTGACGAAGTAAGAAGTATTTACCGTGACAGACAACAGCAATTAAGCAAAAAAGAAGGTTTGTCTGTAAAATTAGGTGATGATGTAATGGTTTGCCGCTGTGAAGAAATTACGGCTGGAGAGATAAGAGAGGCGATTCGACAAGGCGCAACGGATATTACGGGTGTCAAATTGCGTACAAGAGCGGGAATGGGGTTATGTCAGGGACGTACATGTGAAGCTCTTGTCAACCAAATTATTAGGCAGGAATTAGGGAACTCACCTGAGGAAATAGGATTTTCAACGCCAAGAACACCTCAAAGATCGGTGACATTTGGTACATTAGGAGGTGGAATTGATGAGTAA
- a CDS encoding (2Fe-2S)-binding protein: protein MRVVSHPVLGEMQDIEWVNIIVNGKPMKAKKGEMILAALLAEGIIVNRYTTKKHEPRGIFCGIGQCTDCMMVVNGIPGVRTCITPVEEGMTVDVQEGLGSWRGDK from the coding sequence ATGAGAGTAGTATCACATCCTGTTTTAGGTGAAATGCAGGATATTGAATGGGTAAACATTATTGTAAATGGAAAACCTATGAAAGCAAAAAAAGGCGAAATGATTTTGGCAGCGTTGTTAGCGGAAGGCATTATTGTGAATCGGTATACAACAAAAAAACATGAGCCAAGAGGTATTTTCTGCGGAATAGGCCAATGCACAGATTGTATGATGGTCGTAAATGGAATTCCTGGTGTGCGGACTTGTATTACTCCGGTAGAAGAAGGAATGACCGTGGATGTTCAAGAAGGTTTAGGGAGCTGGAGGGGTGACAAATGA
- a CDS encoding helix-turn-helix domain-containing protein, with protein sequence MEAKYLSHDNIYPTKKRYTLFIYDDKYEYAYGKHLQYHDFYEVQLVQAKNNDKNEVQGYITLGNQEYPLYNNNLVLVNLFEKHKIDITSKNCYRYCLDISPNIIHFASSQESNLLNIFSNKNNIYPIRELKDHEANALIALFKSFQSATIENGFDIFEKGLILLILSHIFDNYHDDLEYKTANSKHMTLIFDIIQFIDLNIENTISLDSLSNELHFSTYYLCHIFKKYTGFTLGKYIIDKKIEIAKKILLTHEAADVAKTMGFDNYSNFFRAFKKTTGLSPSEYKKISMKINE encoded by the coding sequence ATGGAAGCTAAATACCTATCACATGATAATATTTATCCCACCAAAAAAAGATACACCTTGTTTATTTATGATGACAAATATGAGTATGCTTATGGAAAACACCTGCAATATCATGATTTTTACGAAGTCCAATTGGTTCAAGCAAAAAATAATGATAAAAATGAGGTTCAGGGATATATAACTTTAGGAAATCAAGAATATCCACTATATAACAATAATTTAGTTTTGGTGAATCTCTTTGAGAAACATAAAATAGATATTACTAGTAAAAATTGCTATCGATACTGCCTTGATATTTCACCAAATATTATACATTTTGCGTCTTCGCAAGAATCGAATCTTTTAAATATCTTCAGTAATAAAAATAATATTTATCCAATTAGGGAATTAAAGGACCATGAAGCAAATGCCCTTATTGCCCTATTTAAAAGCTTTCAAAGCGCAACCATTGAGAACGGTTTTGATATATTCGAAAAAGGATTGATACTTTTAATTCTTTCACATATATTTGATAATTATCATGATGATTTAGAATACAAAACTGCCAATTCCAAACACATGACACTAATTTTTGATATTATTCAATTTATTGATCTCAATATTGAAAATACAATTTCACTGGATTCATTGTCAAATGAGTTGCATTTTAGTACCTACTACTTATGTCATATTTTTAAAAAGTACACCGGTTTTACTTTAGGCAAATATATCATCGACAAGAAAATTGAAATTGCAAAAAAGATTTTGTTAACTCATGAAGCCGCAGATGTGGCAAAAACCATGGGGTTTGATAACTATAGCAATTTCTTCCGGGCTTTTAAAAAGACAACGGGCCTATCCCCATCGGAGTACAAAAAGATTTCTATGAAAATAAACGAATAA
- a CDS encoding sodium-dependent transporter encodes MSNSNANVGKEKYAGRFGAIMSMAGMCVGMGNVWRFPYMVGAYGGGAFVLAYLLCVVVVVAPLAIMECGIGKGFGKGMIDVYSDTLHSKKAGKAVGGLFSFGYYSMNFFYFSIVAASLYFVFASATSMWKTVPAVEIYDKLTVNYPLLAVIVVVLVLFTSYIVYKGVANGIEAVSKIMMPLMIAFLVIAILFGVFFIDNIEAGYEFLFKPDFSKLLSFDMWVAAMGQACFSIGVGAGCILVYGSHLGKNSDVTLNMLTVSLFDTCVGMLAGMAIVPACVAMGLSPEAGSKLIFVVLPSLFEILPAGALMGILVFVAIFFAGITSAIAQLEVIVASFVSSFNWSRLKTVFIFGGLNIIAAVIAVYSTKFFDFWNMVSGNYVFIVSAGVGAIVFGWVFGIERIRTEFLNPTSDIQLGKWYTYFTKFVAIPIMLVMMLNSLFPFL; translated from the coding sequence GTGAGTAATTCAAATGCAAATGTTGGAAAAGAAAAATATGCAGGCCGATTTGGTGCCATAATGTCAATGGCAGGTATGTGTGTTGGTATGGGTAATGTATGGCGTTTTCCTTATATGGTAGGTGCATATGGTGGTGGGGCTTTTGTTCTTGCTTATTTGCTTTGTGTAGTTGTTGTAGTTGCTCCGCTTGCAATCATGGAATGCGGTATCGGTAAAGGCTTTGGAAAAGGTATGATTGATGTATATTCTGATACACTGCACAGCAAAAAAGCTGGTAAGGCAGTTGGCGGACTTTTCTCTTTTGGTTATTATTCAATGAACTTTTTCTATTTTTCAATCGTGGCAGCAAGTCTTTATTTTGTTTTTGCTAGTGCAACAAGTATGTGGAAAACAGTTCCCGCGGTAGAAATTTATGATAAGTTAACTGTTAACTATCCTCTTCTTGCGGTAATAGTAGTAGTGCTTGTACTTTTTACAAGCTATATCGTATACAAGGGTGTTGCAAATGGTATTGAAGCCGTAAGTAAGATTATGATGCCTCTTATGATTGCTTTCTTAGTAATTGCAATTTTATTCGGTGTTTTCTTTATCGACAATATTGAAGCAGGCTATGAATTCTTATTCAAACCAGACTTTTCAAAATTACTCAGCTTTGATATGTGGGTTGCTGCTATGGGGCAGGCTTGTTTCTCAATCGGTGTTGGTGCTGGGTGTATTCTTGTATATGGCAGTCATCTTGGTAAAAATAGTGATGTAACATTAAATATGTTGACCGTATCACTCTTCGACACATGTGTTGGTATGTTAGCCGGAATGGCTATTGTTCCTGCGTGTGTTGCTATGGGATTAAGCCCAGAAGCAGGCTCAAAGCTTATTTTCGTTGTACTACCTTCATTATTTGAAATTCTTCCAGCTGGTGCTTTAATGGGAATACTTGTATTCGTTGCAATATTCTTTGCGGGAATCACTTCAGCTATTGCGCAATTAGAGGTAATCGTAGCTTCCTTCGTAAGCAGTTTCAATTGGTCACGACTTAAAACAGTATTTATTTTTGGCGGTTTAAATATAATTGCAGCCGTTATCGCAGTTTACAGCACGAAGTTCTTTGACTTCTGGAACATGGTATCGGGAAATTATGTATTTATCGTAAGTGCAGGTGTTGGTGCTATTGTATTCGGCTGGGTATTTGGTATTGAAAGGATTAGAACTGAATTCCTTAACCCGACAAGTGATATTCAGCTTGGTAAGTGGTATACATATTTTACAAAATTTGTTGCTATTCCAATTATGTTAGTAATGATGCTTAACTCATTATTCCCATTCTTATAA
- a CDS encoding NAD(P)/FAD-dependent oxidoreductase codes for MKQCELLVIGGGPAGLSAAIEAAEAGVKVIIVDANEKAGGQLFKQIHKFFGSSMHRAGIRGMNIGQELLERCEKLGVEIWLDSLAIGMYKGNIVAVDVKKNLTEHKLEKIQAKKIVIATGASENAVRFPGWTLPGVMGAGAAQTMVNFHRVLPGKKVLMIGSGNVGLIVSYQLMQAGAEIVGIVEAQPKINGYAVHASKLTREGIPIYTGYTIVEASGDERVNRAIIAKVNPDWSTEPGTEITLDIDTIAIGAGLKPLIGMSYMSNCHLMNDRFLGGWAPCHNYSMETTTKDIYVAGDASGVEEANTAIEEGKVCGIAIAQALGYLEEEKAEQMKKDAWGRLAGLREGAHGAERTAAKERQLLEYKKVMEG; via the coding sequence ATGAAACAGTGCGAATTGCTTGTGATAGGTGGCGGCCCGGCTGGACTTTCAGCAGCGATTGAAGCGGCCGAGGCGGGTGTCAAGGTTATCATTGTAGATGCAAATGAGAAGGCCGGGGGGCAGCTTTTTAAGCAAATACATAAATTTTTTGGGTCGAGTATGCACCGTGCAGGGATTAGAGGTATGAATATAGGGCAGGAATTGCTTGAACGCTGCGAGAAACTTGGCGTGGAAATTTGGCTTGATAGTCTAGCTATTGGTATGTACAAAGGCAATATTGTTGCAGTGGATGTGAAAAAAAATCTTACAGAGCATAAGCTAGAAAAAATTCAGGCAAAAAAAATTGTGATTGCAACGGGGGCGTCGGAAAATGCAGTACGTTTTCCCGGTTGGACATTACCAGGAGTAATGGGTGCCGGTGCAGCACAAACCATGGTTAATTTCCATAGAGTTCTTCCGGGAAAAAAGGTTCTCATGATTGGTTCAGGAAATGTTGGATTAATAGTTTCCTATCAGTTGATGCAAGCAGGAGCTGAGATTGTAGGTATTGTAGAAGCGCAGCCGAAAATTAACGGCTATGCGGTGCATGCTTCTAAGCTGACAAGAGAAGGGATTCCTATTTACACCGGCTATACAATTGTAGAGGCTAGTGGCGATGAGAGAGTGAATAGAGCAATTATTGCTAAAGTAAATCCCGATTGGTCAACAGAACCAGGGACAGAGATCACCTTGGATATTGATACAATTGCCATTGGTGCAGGTTTAAAGCCGTTAATCGGGATGAGCTATATGAGTAACTGTCATTTGATGAATGATAGATTCTTAGGCGGATGGGCACCATGCCATAATTACAGCATGGAAACGACAACGAAGGATATTTATGTTGCTGGTGATGCTTCCGGTGTGGAAGAGGCTAACACTGCAATTGAAGAAGGAAAAGTCTGCGGTATTGCCATTGCACAAGCTTTAGGATATTTGGAAGAAGAAAAGGCAGAACAAATGAAAAAAGATGCATGGGGACGATTAGCTGGGTTGCGTGAGGGTGCCCATGGTGCAGAGCGTACAGCAGCAAAAGAAAGACAGTTACTCGAGTACAAAAAAGTAATGGAAGGTTAA
- a CDS encoding flavin reductase family protein, producing MSNKLKLMNTISQGIYIIGTKMKDTYNFMTAAWITQVSFSPCKIAVSVDKSRYSADLIKKQGIFSVSVLTKGQEDVAKVCGFQSGKDVNKSERVNYELNKEGLPVIRNCAAQMTCKVIKTFDAGDHFLFVAEIENGEVGQEEPLVYVSSDYFG from the coding sequence ATGTCAAATAAATTAAAATTGATGAATACGATATCGCAAGGGATTTATATCATTGGAACAAAAATGAAAGATACTTATAATTTTATGACGGCAGCGTGGATAACACAAGTATCGTTTTCTCCATGCAAAATTGCAGTCTCTGTTGATAAATCTCGTTATAGCGCTGATTTAATTAAAAAGCAGGGAATATTTAGCGTATCTGTATTAACAAAAGGACAAGAAGATGTTGCTAAAGTGTGTGGATTTCAGTCAGGGAAAGATGTAAATAAATCTGAACGGGTAAATTACGAATTAAACAAGGAAGGATTGCCAGTTATAAGAAACTGTGCAGCACAAATGACGTGTAAAGTAATTAAGACATTTGATGCAGGCGATCATTTCCTGTTTGTAGCGGAAATAGAGAACGGAGAGGTAGGTCAAGAAGAGCCACTAGTGTATGTATCATCCGATTATTTTGGGTAA